A window of the Rhodoferax sp. GW822-FHT02A01 genome harbors these coding sequences:
- a CDS encoding O-succinylhomoserine sulfhydrylase — translation MNDKQTPKDLHRDTRAVREAVERSQYGENSEALYLTSGYVQPSAEAAALRFAGEEEGFTYGRYGNPTVASFEKRLAAMEGAEACMSTASGMSAILMMCMGLLKAGDHVVCSQSMFGSTIKLIGSDLAKFGVESTFVPQTDVAAWRAAVKPNTKLLFAETPTNPLTEVCDIRALADIAHHAGALLAVDNCFATPALQRPMAMGADIVMHSGTKYLDGQGRVMAGALCASQEMVTKNFLPVLKSAGMTLAPFNAWVVLKGMETLDIRMKAQSTNAMALGRWLEQHAGVQRVFYPGLPSHPQHALAMQQQSGCGGAVLSFEVKAADPEQGRARAFHVLDSMQLLSLSTNLGDTKTLVAHPASTSHGRLTEAQRQAAGVTQGLIRVAVGLEHIDDITADLARGLDTF, via the coding sequence ATGAACGACAAGCAAACACCCAAAGACCTGCACCGCGATACCCGCGCCGTGCGCGAGGCCGTGGAGCGCAGCCAGTACGGCGAGAACTCCGAAGCCCTGTACCTGACCAGCGGCTATGTGCAACCCTCTGCCGAAGCGGCGGCCCTGCGCTTTGCTGGAGAGGAAGAGGGCTTCACCTACGGCCGCTACGGTAACCCCACGGTCGCCAGTTTCGAAAAACGCCTGGCTGCCATGGAAGGTGCCGAGGCCTGCATGTCCACTGCGTCCGGCATGTCGGCCATCCTGATGATGTGCATGGGCCTGCTCAAGGCCGGTGACCATGTGGTGTGCTCGCAATCCATGTTCGGCTCCACCATCAAGCTGATTGGTTCGGACCTGGCCAAGTTTGGCGTGGAATCCACCTTTGTGCCGCAGACCGATGTGGCCGCGTGGCGTGCTGCCGTCAAGCCCAACACCAAGCTGCTGTTTGCCGAAACGCCCACCAACCCGCTGACCGAGGTGTGCGACATCCGTGCATTGGCCGATATTGCCCACCATGCCGGCGCACTGCTGGCCGTGGACAACTGCTTTGCCACGCCGGCGCTGCAGCGCCCCATGGCGATGGGTGCCGACATCGTCATGCATTCCGGCACCAAATATCTGGACGGCCAAGGCCGTGTGATGGCCGGTGCGCTGTGCGCCAGCCAGGAAATGGTGACCAAGAATTTCCTGCCGGTGCTCAAGAGCGCGGGCATGACCTTGGCTCCGTTCAACGCCTGGGTCGTGCTCAAGGGCATGGAGACGCTGGATATCCGCATGAAAGCGCAATCCACCAACGCCATGGCGCTGGGCCGTTGGTTGGAGCAACATGCCGGTGTGCAGCGCGTGTTCTACCCAGGCCTGCCCAGCCATCCGCAGCATGCGCTGGCCATGCAGCAGCAGTCCGGTTGCGGTGGCGCAGTGCTGTCGTTTGAAGTGAAGGCGGCAGATCCCGAACAAGGTCGCGCACGCGCCTTCCACGTGCTCGACAGCATGCAATTACTCTCGCTGTCCACCAACCTGGGCGACACCAAGACACTGGTGGCGCACCCGGCCAGCACTTCGCATGGCCGCCTCACCGAGGCACAACGCCAGGCCGCTGGCGTAACCCAGGGCCTGATCCGCGTGGCGGTCGGGCTCGAACACATTGATGACATCACCGCCGATCTGGCGCGTGGTCTGGACACTTTCTGA
- the purF gene encoding amidophosphoribosyltransferase — MCGIVGVVSNAPVNQLIYDALLLLQHRGQDAAGIVTQQERKFFMHKAKGMVRDVFRTRNMRSLPGNCGLGQVRYPTAGNAFSEEEAQPFYVNAPFGIVLVHNGNLTNAHALKSELFKTDHRHINTESDSEVLLNVLAHEVERTTRGADLQPQDLFDAVRKVHKRVKGSYAVIALIAGHGVLAFRDPFGIRPLCLGRNDEGNVVVASESVALEGTGHVFDRNVNPGEAVFIDLQGKVHAQQCAESPVLSPCIFEFVYLARPDSVMDGISVYQARLNLGETLAKRVVSTVPPNEIDVVIPIPESSRPSAAQLAQLLGLPYREGFVKNRYVGRTFIMPGQAVRKKSVRQKLNVIASEFKGRNVLLVDDSIVRGTTSREIVQMARDAGARKVYMASAAPPVRYPNVYGIDMPTSSELVAHGRTVEEIRQIIGCDALIYQDVDAMKRAVGSLNKNLAGFDASCFDGVYVTGDITDADISRLNSNRVGGDENQEDTSRLALPNHED; from the coding sequence ATGTGTGGAATAGTCGGCGTTGTCAGCAACGCACCGGTGAACCAGTTGATTTATGACGCCTTGCTGCTGTTGCAGCACCGCGGCCAGGATGCAGCGGGGATCGTGACCCAGCAAGAGCGCAAGTTCTTCATGCACAAGGCCAAGGGCATGGTGCGCGACGTGTTCCGCACCCGCAACATGCGCTCGCTGCCCGGCAACTGCGGCCTGGGCCAGGTGCGTTACCCCACCGCGGGCAATGCCTTCAGCGAAGAAGAGGCGCAGCCTTTTTATGTGAACGCACCTTTCGGTATCGTGCTGGTGCACAACGGCAACCTGACCAACGCGCACGCGCTCAAGAGCGAGCTGTTCAAGACCGACCACCGCCACATCAACACCGAGAGTGACTCCGAAGTGCTGCTCAACGTGCTGGCGCACGAAGTGGAGCGCACCACCCGCGGTGCCGATCTGCAACCGCAAGACCTGTTTGATGCCGTGCGCAAGGTGCACAAGCGCGTGAAGGGTTCATACGCCGTGATCGCCCTGATTGCCGGCCACGGTGTGCTGGCCTTCCGCGACCCGTTTGGCATCCGTCCGCTGTGCCTGGGACGCAATGACGAAGGCAATGTGGTGGTGGCCAGTGAGTCGGTGGCGCTGGAAGGCACAGGCCATGTGTTCGACCGCAACGTCAACCCCGGCGAGGCCGTGTTCATCGACCTGCAAGGCAAGGTGCATGCACAGCAGTGCGCCGAGTCTCCGGTGCTGAGCCCGTGTATTTTTGAATTTGTGTATCTGGCCCGACCCGACTCGGTGATGGATGGCATCTCGGTCTACCAGGCGCGCTTGAACCTGGGTGAGACATTGGCCAAGCGCGTGGTCTCCACTGTGCCGCCGAATGAGATCGATGTGGTCATTCCCATCCCCGAATCCAGCCGCCCCAGCGCTGCGCAACTCGCGCAACTGCTGGGCTTGCCGTACCGCGAAGGGTTTGTGAAAAACCGTTACGTCGGTCGCACCTTCATCATGCCGGGGCAGGCGGTGCGCAAGAAGTCGGTGCGCCAGAAGCTCAACGTGATTGCCAGCGAATTCAAGGGCCGCAACGTGCTGCTGGTGGATGACTCCATCGTGCGTGGTACCACTAGCCGCGAAATCGTGCAGATGGCGCGTGACGCCGGAGCCCGCAAGGTTTACATGGCCAGTGCCGCGCCACCGGTGCGCTACCCCAATGTGTACGGCATTGACATGCCCACCAGCAGTGAGCTGGTGGCCCATGGCCGCACGGTGGAAGAGATTCGCCAGATCATTGGCTGCGATGCGCTGATCTACCAGGATGTGGACGCCATGAAGCGTGCCGTCGGCTCACTGAACAAGAACCTGGCAGGCTTTGATGCATCCTGTTTTGACGGTGTGTACGTCACCGGTGACATCACCGATGCCGACATCAGCCGCCTGAACTCCAACCGCGTGGGCGGCGATGAAAACCAGGAAGACACTTCGCGCCTGGCCTTGCCCAACCACGAAGACTGA
- a CDS encoding CvpA family protein, protein MLEVLPLLDWVCIGILLASMVVGAWRGLVVEVLSLASWAVAFVLAQWFAPDVAAKLPMAGAGEQVRYAAGFVLIFVATLFAGALLGFVLSKVLSAVGMGAINRLLGALFGVLRGVVLILAITVVVGMTPWKSSREWQASTGVRWATSTLGLLKPVLPQEFGKYLPTT, encoded by the coding sequence GTGCTGGAGGTATTGCCGCTGCTGGACTGGGTCTGCATAGGTATTTTGTTGGCGTCCATGGTGGTGGGCGCCTGGCGCGGTCTGGTGGTGGAAGTGCTGTCGCTGGCCAGCTGGGCCGTGGCCTTTGTGCTGGCGCAGTGGTTTGCCCCCGATGTGGCGGCCAAGCTGCCCATGGCGGGTGCGGGTGAACAGGTGCGTTATGCCGCCGGCTTTGTACTGATTTTTGTGGCCACGCTGTTTGCGGGCGCGTTGCTGGGTTTTGTGCTGTCCAAGGTGCTGTCGGCCGTGGGCATGGGCGCCATCAACCGCTTGCTGGGCGCGCTGTTTGGTGTGCTGCGCGGCGTGGTGTTGATATTGGCCATCACGGTGGTGGTGGGCATGACGCCCTGGAAGTCGTCACGTGAGTGGCAGGCTTCGACGGGCGTGCGTTGGGCAACATCAACGTTGGGGCTGTTGAAGCCGGTGTTGCCGCAAGAGTTCGGAAAATATTTACCTACTACGTGA
- a CDS encoding SPOR domain-containing protein: MAFFKLRKAGGEQPAPPPAPESVDAMRKRARYRLAGAALLVLAGVIGFPILFDNQPRPIAVDIPIDIPDKTKVKPLAASDSAPVVQQSQSSSPAASEPAPAPAAAPAPVAAPVTAPSPAPAAAPAKDSKDAKAPAKPAEKSKAADKEEVIIAPSKADAARDSKVTAKPVEKSADKPADKASDKSATGRFVVQFGAFTDSARAHEARLKVEKLGLKTYAQIAETPDGKKFRVRVGPFEKRSDAEKAAEKIQKAGLSVSILGL, from the coding sequence ATGGCATTTTTCAAACTACGCAAAGCCGGTGGGGAGCAGCCGGCTCCGCCGCCCGCTCCTGAAAGCGTGGACGCCATGCGCAAGCGGGCGCGTTACCGGCTGGCCGGTGCGGCGCTGCTGGTGCTGGCGGGCGTGATTGGGTTCCCCATCCTGTTTGACAACCAGCCGCGCCCGATTGCGGTGGATATTCCGATCGACATCCCTGACAAGACCAAGGTCAAGCCGTTGGCCGCCAGCGATTCCGCGCCGGTTGTGCAGCAGAGCCAGTCGTCCAGCCCGGCTGCATCCGAGCCGGCACCGGCACCCGCCGCGGCACCTGCTCCCGTGGCAGCTCCCGTAACAGCACCTTCCCCGGCACCGGCAGCTGCGCCTGCCAAGGATTCGAAAGACGCCAAGGCCCCGGCCAAGCCAGCGGAAAAGAGCAAGGCAGCCGACAAGGAAGAGGTCATCATCGCCCCGTCCAAGGCCGATGCCGCACGTGACAGCAAAGTGACAGCCAAGCCCGTTGAAAAATCGGCAGACAAGCCCGCAGATAAGGCGTCTGACAAATCGGCCACGGGGCGCTTTGTGGTGCAGTTTGGTGCGTTCACCGATTCGGCCCGTGCGCACGAGGCACGCCTCAAGGTGGAAAAGCTGGGTCTGAAGACCTATGCGCAGATTGCCGAGACGCCCGATGGCAAGAAGTTCCGTGTGCGGGTTGGCCCGTTTGAGAAGCGCAGCGACGCCGAGAAGGCCGCCGAGAAGATCCAGAAGGCCGGTCTGTCTGTTTCCATTCTGGGGCTCTAG
- the folC gene encoding bifunctional tetrahydrofolate synthase/dihydrofolate synthase: MTTSFSTLPEWLAYCEQLHPKNIDMGLERVRTVAERMQLRFDCPVITVAGTNGKGSTCAMLESILRQAGYKTGVYTSPHLVHFEERLRLNGEPVAADVLVAGFAAVERARTQGEEVSLTYFEFSTLAIFDVMRQSGLDAIVLEVGLGGRLDAVNIIDTDCAIITSIDLDHMELLGNDREAIGYEKAGIMRTDRPVVVSDPVPPQSVLDRALEVGADLWRVGHDFNVTGDKQQWAWAGRGRRYSGLAYPALRGANQLVNAAGVLAALTALREKLPVTAQAVRNGLAFVELTGRFQIIPGQPTLVLDVAHNPHSVSALAANLDAMGFFPTTHAVFGAMADKDLAPMLAKVGPILDRWYFTDLPTARAATGAALKTAWEAQNTRKDASAQAFASPTLALEAAIAAADPADRIVVFGSFYTVGGILQAGLPRLQAAHLAP, encoded by the coding sequence ATGACTACTTCTTTCAGCACATTGCCCGAGTGGCTGGCCTATTGCGAACAGCTGCATCCCAAGAACATCGACATGGGCCTGGAGCGCGTGCGCACCGTGGCCGAGCGCATGCAGCTGCGCTTTGACTGCCCAGTCATCACCGTGGCCGGCACCAACGGCAAGGGCTCCACCTGCGCCATGCTGGAGTCCATCCTGCGTCAGGCGGGCTACAAGACTGGCGTCTACACCTCGCCCCATCTGGTGCACTTTGAAGAGCGCCTGCGCCTCAACGGCGAGCCGGTGGCTGCCGATGTGCTGGTGGCCGGCTTTGCGGCCGTGGAGCGGGCCCGCACCCAGGGCGAAGAGGTGTCGCTCACGTACTTTGAGTTCAGCACCCTGGCCATCTTTGATGTGATGCGCCAGTCCGGGCTGGACGCCATCGTGCTGGAGGTGGGCCTGGGCGGGCGGCTGGATGCGGTCAACATCATCGATACCGACTGCGCCATCATCACCAGCATCGATCTGGACCATATGGAGCTGTTGGGCAACGACCGCGAGGCCATTGGCTACGAGAAAGCCGGCATCATGCGCACCGACCGCCCGGTGGTGGTGAGTGACCCGGTGCCACCGCAAAGCGTGCTGGACCGCGCCCTGGAGGTGGGCGCCGACCTGTGGCGCGTGGGCCATGATTTCAACGTGACCGGCGACAAGCAGCAGTGGGCCTGGGCCGGCCGTGGCAGGCGCTACAGCGGGCTGGCTTATCCAGCCCTGCGCGGCGCCAACCAGCTGGTGAACGCCGCCGGCGTGCTGGCCGCGCTCACCGCCCTGCGCGAAAAGCTGCCGGTCACCGCGCAGGCCGTGCGCAACGGCCTGGCCTTTGTGGAGCTGACCGGGCGCTTCCAGATCATTCCGGGGCAGCCCACGCTGGTGCTGGACGTGGCCCACAACCCGCATTCAGTCTCGGCTCTGGCCGCCAATCTGGACGCCATGGGCTTTTTCCCGACCACACATGCCGTGTTTGGCGCCATGGCCGACAAGGACCTGGCGCCCATGCTGGCCAAGGTCGGCCCGATTCTGGACCGCTGGTACTTTACCGACTTGCCCACCGCCCGCGCCGCCACCGGTGCTGCGCTCAAGACCGCCTGGGAAGCCCAGAACACCCGCAAGGACGCCAGCGCCCAGGCTTTTGCCTCGCCAACCCTGGCACTGGAGGCCGCCATCGCCGCCGCAGACCCCGCTGATAGAATCGTCGTCTTCGGGTCCTTCTATACGGTAGGGGGCATTCTGCAGGCAGGTTTGCCCCGTCTGCAGGCCGCTCATCTGGCCCCATAA
- a CDS encoding arsenate reductase, which translates to MTAMKTIHLYGIPNCDTVKKARTWLADQAVETVFHDFKKEGVPANLLPGWLKAVGRDKLINRAGPTWRKLDAAIQASVVDDASASAVMTSHSSVIKRPVVVWADGTVTVGFKPELFAERLP; encoded by the coding sequence ATGACGGCCATGAAAACCATTCACCTCTACGGCATCCCCAACTGCGACACCGTCAAAAAAGCCCGCACCTGGCTCGCCGACCAGGCTGTGGAGACGGTTTTTCATGACTTCAAAAAGGAAGGCGTTCCCGCCAACCTGCTGCCCGGCTGGCTCAAGGCCGTGGGGCGTGACAAGCTCATCAACCGCGCCGGCCCTACCTGGCGCAAGCTGGATGCGGCCATCCAGGCCTCGGTGGTGGACGATGCATCTGCCAGTGCGGTGATGACCAGCCACAGCAGCGTGATCAAGCGACCGGTGGTGGTTTGGGCCGACGGCACCGTCACCGTGGGATTCAAGCCGGAGCTGTTTGCAGAGCGACTCCCTTAA
- a CDS encoding pyrimidine/purine nucleoside phosphorylase: MTITTQIDSVSLSTKANVYFDGKCISHSFTLPDGSKASVGVVLASTLTFGTGAAETMECVAGGCEYKLAGSDTWVSQSEGDTFSVPANSKFEIRVAQAYHYICRYA; this comes from the coding sequence ATGACCATCACCACCCAGATCGACTCCGTATCCCTCTCCACCAAAGCCAATGTGTACTTTGATGGCAAGTGCATCAGCCACAGTTTCACCCTGCCCGACGGCAGCAAGGCTTCGGTGGGCGTGGTGCTGGCCTCTACCCTGACCTTTGGCACCGGTGCTGCAGAAACCATGGAATGCGTGGCCGGCGGCTGCGAATACAAGCTGGCCGGCAGCGACACCTGGGTCAGCCAGTCCGAAGGTGACACCTTCAGCGTGCCGGCCAACTCCAAATTCGAGATCCGCGTGGCCCAGGCCTACCACTACATCTGCCGCTACGCATAA
- the argG gene encoding argininosuccinate synthase, whose amino-acid sequence MSNTILQNTPVGQKVGIAFSGGLDTSAALHWMKLKGALPYAYTANLGQPDEADYDEIPRKAMEYGAEKARLVDCRPQLAAEGIAALQAGAFHITTAGVTYFNTTPLGRAVTGTMLVSAMKQDDVNIWGDGSTFKGNDIERFYRYGLLTNPALKIYKPWLDQAFIDELGGRAEMSAFMTQHGFGYKMSAEKAYSTDSNMLGATHEAKDLENLNSGIRIVNPIMGVPFWRDDCVVKAEEVSVRFEEGRPVALNGVEYPDLVSLILEANRIGGRHGLGMSDQIENRIIEAKSRGIYEAPGLALLFIAYERLVTGIHNEDTIEQYRDNGRKLGRLLYQGRWFDSQAIMLRETAQRWVARAITGTVTLELRRGNDYSLLNTESPNLTYAPERLSMEKVEDAPFSPLDRIGQLTMRNLDISDTRAKLGIYSNAGLLELGKGDDFLKLGK is encoded by the coding sequence ATGTCCAACACCATCCTCCAAAACACCCCCGTCGGCCAAAAGGTCGGCATCGCCTTCTCCGGCGGCCTGGACACCAGCGCTGCCCTGCACTGGATGAAGCTCAAGGGTGCCCTGCCCTACGCCTACACCGCCAACCTGGGCCAGCCCGACGAGGCCGACTACGACGAAATCCCGCGCAAGGCCATGGAATACGGCGCCGAGAAGGCCCGCCTGGTGGACTGCCGCCCGCAGCTGGCCGCCGAAGGCATTGCCGCACTGCAAGCCGGCGCCTTCCACATCACCACTGCCGGTGTGACCTACTTCAACACCACGCCCCTGGGCCGCGCCGTGACCGGCACCATGCTGGTGTCGGCCATGAAGCAGGACGACGTCAATATCTGGGGCGACGGCTCCACCTTCAAGGGCAATGACATCGAGCGCTTCTACCGCTACGGCCTGCTGACCAACCCCGCGCTCAAGATTTACAAGCCCTGGCTGGACCAGGCCTTCATCGACGAGCTGGGCGGCCGCGCAGAAATGTCTGCCTTCATGACGCAGCACGGCTTTGGCTACAAGATGTCGGCTGAGAAGGCCTACTCCACCGACAGCAACATGCTGGGCGCCACCCACGAAGCCAAGGACCTGGAAAACCTCAACAGCGGCATCAGAATAGTCAACCCCATCATGGGCGTGCCCTTCTGGCGCGACGACTGCGTGGTCAAGGCCGAAGAAGTGTCGGTGCGCTTTGAAGAAGGCCGCCCCGTGGCACTGAACGGCGTGGAATACCCCGACCTGGTCAGCCTGATCCTGGAAGCCAACCGCATCGGTGGCCGCCATGGCCTGGGCATGAGCGACCAGATCGAGAACCGCATCATCGAAGCCAAGAGCCGCGGCATCTACGAAGCCCCCGGCCTGGCGCTGCTGTTCATCGCCTACGAACGCCTGGTCACCGGCATCCACAACGAAGACACCATCGAGCAATACCGCGACAACGGCCGCAAGCTCGGCCGCCTGCTGTACCAGGGCCGCTGGTTCGACAGCCAGGCCATCATGCTGCGCGAAACCGCCCAACGCTGGGTCGCCCGCGCCATCACCGGCACCGTCACCCTGGAACTGCGCCGCGGCAACGACTATTCGCTCTTGAATACAGAATCTCCCAACCTGACCTACGCGCCCGAGCGCCTCTCCATGGAAAAGGTGGAAGACGCGCCGTTCAGCCCGCTGGACCGCATCGGCCAACTGACCATGCGCAATCTGGATATCTCGGATACGCGGGCCAAGCTGGGGATTTACTCCAATGCAGGGTTGTTGGAGTTGGGTAAGGGGGATGACTTCCTCAAGCTGGGTAAGTAA
- a CDS encoding nucleotide pyrophosphohydrolase, protein MTDSLRDLALQLEKFAKEREWQPFHSPKNLASALVVEAGELLEHFQWLTEAQSQEVSDEKREAIGSEIADVLLYLIQLSTALGIDPIAAAQAKVKANALKYPVDKARGSSKKYNEL, encoded by the coding sequence ATGACTGACTCGCTACGCGACCTAGCCCTACAGCTCGAAAAGTTTGCAAAAGAACGCGAGTGGCAACCCTTTCATTCACCCAAAAACCTTGCTTCAGCATTGGTGGTGGAGGCTGGCGAATTGCTAGAGCATTTTCAATGGCTCACTGAAGCCCAAAGTCAAGAGGTGTCCGATGAGAAACGCGAAGCCATAGGTTCGGAAATTGCGGATGTACTTCTGTATTTAATCCAACTCTCAACTGCTCTTGGCATCGATCCAATCGCAGCGGCACAAGCGAAAGTGAAAGCCAACGCGCTCAAATATCCAGTTGACAAAGCCCGTGGCTCAAGCAAGAAATACAACGAGCTTTGA
- a CDS encoding DNA/RNA helicase domain-containing protein produces the protein MIIYQASKRASSDKSVRGLKSLLKTEREKALAFADAIVKNTYRTLMTRGMKGCYVYCTDPQLREFIRSKLRASGNEIQDGISSQRTEVANVVPLPRVSKSELNAGVAAAPLLDLRIAAGNFSDLQALVHEADEWVALPDWVNPQPGLFVAQVIGESMNRRIPNGAWCLFRANPSGTREGKIVVVQHRTIADPETGGRYTIKLYSSEKTAVADGDWRHTRITLKPDSTMPGFQPLVIEQPESDESFAVIAEMLMVLTAPEN, from the coding sequence ATGATCATCTATCAAGCGAGTAAGCGTGCCTCTTCGGACAAGTCTGTGCGTGGACTCAAAAGCCTACTCAAAACGGAACGCGAAAAGGCGCTTGCGTTCGCTGACGCCATCGTAAAAAACACTTACCGTACTCTGATGACTCGGGGTATGAAAGGCTGTTATGTCTACTGCACTGACCCACAACTTAGGGAATTCATCCGTAGCAAATTGCGTGCGAGTGGTAACGAAATACAAGACGGCATCTCAAGTCAACGGACTGAAGTGGCAAATGTCGTGCCATTGCCGCGTGTTTCAAAGTCGGAGTTAAACGCAGGAGTGGCCGCTGCACCATTGCTGGATCTACGCATTGCGGCCGGAAACTTTTCAGACCTGCAAGCGCTTGTGCATGAAGCGGATGAATGGGTCGCTTTGCCAGACTGGGTGAACCCCCAACCAGGGCTATTCGTAGCCCAGGTTATCGGTGAATCAATGAACCGTAGGATCCCCAATGGTGCTTGGTGTCTTTTTCGAGCCAACCCATCAGGAACACGTGAGGGGAAAATTGTGGTTGTGCAGCATCGCACTATTGCAGATCCCGAAACCGGGGGGCGTTACACCATTAAGCTGTATTCAAGCGAAAAAACGGCAGTGGCAGACGGTGATTGGCGGCATACCCGCATCACGCTGAAACCGGACTCGACCATGCCCGGATTTCAACCGCTCGTCATTGAGCAACCAGAAAGCGATGAGAGCTTCGCAGTGATCGCAGAAATGCTCATGGTTCTGACCGCTCCCGAAAACTAA
- a CDS encoding complex I NDUFA9 subunit family protein, which produces MKNILILGGTGFVGAHVCEKLAREEWDITVATRRENNARNVMHLPGLTVQECDIHDEAALTRLAKGHDAVVNLVAILHGDKQSFQRVHVDLPRKIAAACAASGVTRLVHVSALGANPQQPQSAPSMYLRSKSEGEAVLLAQCSALALTILRPSVIFGHGDKFLNLFAAMQQVAPFVPLACADAQFQPVWVEDVANAVVKALERTHPGAQTYEACGPEVFTLKQLVEISAKLAGINQGKGRPVFSLPHWAASLQARTMEMLPGNPLMSRDNLDSMKLPSVATPGAPGLSALGIEPAALQAVAGDYLDEGSPWHSLLGVRKRANWK; this is translated from the coding sequence ATGAAAAACATTCTCATCCTGGGTGGAACCGGCTTTGTCGGTGCGCATGTCTGCGAAAAACTGGCCCGGGAGGAATGGGACATTACCGTCGCCACCCGGCGAGAGAACAACGCACGCAACGTCATGCATCTGCCCGGGCTCACCGTGCAGGAATGCGATATCCACGACGAAGCGGCCCTGACGCGTCTGGCCAAAGGGCATGACGCGGTAGTCAACCTGGTGGCCATCCTGCATGGCGACAAGCAGTCCTTCCAGCGCGTGCATGTGGATCTGCCCCGCAAGATCGCCGCGGCCTGTGCAGCGTCAGGCGTAACCCGCCTGGTGCATGTGAGCGCGTTGGGCGCCAACCCGCAGCAGCCCCAATCTGCCCCTTCGATGTACCTGCGCAGCAAGAGCGAAGGCGAGGCCGTGCTGCTGGCCCAATGCAGCGCCCTGGCCCTGACCATCCTGCGCCCCAGCGTGATCTTTGGCCATGGCGACAAGTTCCTCAACCTGTTTGCCGCCATGCAGCAGGTAGCGCCCTTTGTGCCCCTGGCCTGCGCCGATGCCCAATTCCAGCCGGTGTGGGTGGAAGACGTGGCCAATGCCGTGGTCAAGGCCCTGGAGCGCACCCACCCGGGCGCGCAAACCTATGAAGCCTGCGGCCCGGAAGTCTTCACCCTCAAGCAACTGGTGGAAATCTCCGCCAAGCTGGCCGGCATCAACCAGGGCAAAGGCCGCCCCGTGTTCTCCTTGCCCCACTGGGCCGCCAGCCTGCAGGCCCGCACCATGGAAATGCTGCCCGGCAACCCCCTGATGAGCCGCGACAACCTCGACTCCATGAAACTCCCCAGCGTGGCCACCCCCGGCGCGCCCGGCCTGTCCGCCCTGGGCATAGAACCCGCCGCCTTGCAGGCGGTTGCGGGCGACTACCTGGACGAGGGCTCACCCTGGCATTCCCTGCTGGGGGTGCGCAAGCGGGCGAATTGGAAGTAG
- the murB gene encoding UDP-N-acetylmuramate dehydrogenase, producing the protein MLVEKNVPLQAFNTFHIVAKAHSLIRIRSEEDVRAVLADPDLAVSPKFVLGGGSNIVLTGDVKPVVLKVEIAGKRLLQGTPRHYIVEAGAGEGWHDLVAWTLEQGYPGLENMALIPGTVGAAPVQNIGAYGLELQDRFDSLDAIDLQTGQVFTLNAAQCAFGYRDSIFKHSSNAELLQALGLKDRVLILRVRFAIPKAWKPVLGYADLEKKMAEQHCDQPTARQIFDWICDIRRAKLPDPAVIGNAGSFFKNPTVTPEQCADIIARDPKVVHYLLADGSVKLAAGWLIDSCGWRGKTVGHAGVYEKQALVLVNRGTGNDGDGATGGEVMTLAKAIQTSVYERFGIQLEPEPVVI; encoded by the coding sequence ATGTTAGTCGAGAAAAATGTCCCCCTGCAGGCCTTCAACACCTTCCACATCGTTGCAAAGGCCCATTCCCTGATCCGTATCAGGTCCGAAGAAGACGTGCGCGCCGTGCTGGCCGACCCGGATCTGGCAGTCAGCCCGAAGTTTGTGCTGGGCGGGGGCAGCAACATCGTGCTCACCGGCGACGTCAAGCCGGTGGTGCTCAAGGTCGAGATTGCCGGCAAGCGCCTGCTGCAGGGAACTCCACGCCACTACATCGTGGAAGCCGGCGCCGGCGAGGGCTGGCACGACCTGGTGGCCTGGACCCTGGAGCAGGGCTATCCGGGCCTGGAAAACATGGCGCTTATCCCCGGCACGGTGGGCGCGGCCCCGGTGCAGAACATTGGCGCCTACGGGCTGGAGCTGCAGGACCGCTTTGATTCGCTGGACGCTATCGACCTGCAAACCGGTCAGGTGTTCACGCTCAATGCCGCGCAATGCGCCTTTGGCTACCGGGATTCCATCTTCAAGCACAGCAGCAATGCCGAGTTGCTCCAGGCCCTGGGCCTGAAAGACCGGGTGCTGATCCTGCGGGTGCGCTTTGCCATTCCCAAAGCCTGGAAGCCCGTGCTGGGCTATGCCGACCTGGAAAAAAAGATGGCCGAGCAGCACTGCGACCAGCCCACGGCGCGCCAGATCTTTGACTGGATCTGCGACATCCGCCGCGCCAAGCTGCCTGACCCGGCCGTCATCGGCAATGCCGGCAGCTTCTTCAAGAACCCCACCGTCACGCCCGAGCAGTGCGCCGACATCATCGCGCGCGACCCCAAGGTGGTGCATTACCTGCTGGCCGATGGCTCGGTCAAGCTGGCCGCGGGCTGGCTGATCGACTCCTGCGGCTGGCGCGGCAAGACCGTGGGCCATGCCGGCGTGTACGAGAAGCAGGCCCTGGTGCTGGTCAACCGCGGCACGGGCAATGACGGCGACGGCGCCACCGGCGGCGAGGTGATGACGCTGGCCAAAGCCATACAGACCAGCGTGTACGAACGCTTCGGTATCCAGCTCGAACCCGAGCCTGTGGTGATCTGA